From the genome of Deinococcus sp. JMULE3, one region includes:
- a CDS encoding class I SAM-dependent DNA methyltransferase codes for MTTNTSEVERRLWAAADNLRANSKLRSHEYSTPVLGLIFLAYADHRFQQAQQELGADADPIDFQAEGVMYLPEQARYRRLLALPEGANLGAAINEAMNAIETENDDLKGVLPKIYNRLDNSVLAPLLKAFNFEEIAAGLEGDAFGKVYEYFLGEFAKREGQLGGEFYTPTSLVKLMVEIMEPFHGRIYDPACGSGGMFVQSARFITEHQKNPTDELSVFGQEKTAETVRLARMNLAVHGLSGDIRQGNTFYEDIHGSRGKFDFALANPPFNVKGIKKDDIAADPRLPHGVPSTDNGNYLWLQYISSSLNEKGRAGVVMANSASDARGSEQLIRQRMIQSGNVDIMFATSSNLFYTVTLPATVWFLDNGKRGSAREDKVLFIDGRNTFVQVNRAIREMTDQQVEFLANIANLYRGEQPEFKYSSREAFEETFPGSVYRDVPGLCKVATRSEIEAQGWSLNPGRYVGITARVADDFDFNVRLGELNEELETLTAEAHELEARISENVQAMLGWNN; via the coding sequence ATGACGACCAACACCTCCGAAGTCGAGCGCCGCCTGTGGGCGGCGGCCGATAACCTTCGCGCGAACAGCAAGCTCCGCAGCCACGAGTACAGCACCCCGGTGCTGGGCCTGATCTTCCTGGCCTACGCCGACCACCGCTTCCAGCAGGCGCAGCAGGAACTGGGCGCAGACGCCGACCCCATCGACTTCCAGGCGGAAGGCGTGATGTACCTGCCCGAACAGGCCCGCTACCGCCGCCTGCTGGCCCTGCCGGAAGGCGCGAACCTGGGCGCGGCCATCAACGAGGCCATGAACGCCATCGAGACCGAAAACGACGACCTCAAGGGCGTGCTGCCCAAGATCTATAACCGACTCGATAACAGCGTCCTCGCGCCGCTCCTGAAGGCCTTCAACTTCGAGGAGATCGCCGCCGGACTGGAAGGGGACGCCTTCGGCAAGGTGTACGAATACTTCCTGGGCGAGTTCGCCAAGCGCGAAGGACAACTGGGCGGCGAGTTCTACACGCCGACCAGCCTCGTCAAGCTGATGGTCGAGATCATGGAACCCTTCCACGGCCGCATCTACGACCCCGCCTGCGGCTCGGGCGGGATGTTCGTACAATCCGCCCGCTTCATCACCGAGCATCAGAAGAACCCCACCGACGAACTGAGCGTCTTCGGGCAGGAGAAGACCGCCGAGACCGTGCGACTGGCCCGCATGAACCTCGCCGTACACGGCCTCAGCGGCGACATCCGCCAGGGCAACACCTTCTATGAGGACATCCATGGCAGCCGCGGCAAGTTCGACTTCGCCCTGGCCAACCCGCCCTTCAACGTCAAGGGCATCAAGAAGGACGACATCGCCGCCGACCCGCGCCTGCCCCATGGTGTGCCCAGCACCGACAACGGCAACTACCTGTGGCTGCAGTACATCAGCAGCAGCCTGAACGAGAAAGGCCGCGCCGGGGTCGTCATGGCGAACAGCGCCAGCGACGCGCGCGGCAGCGAGCAGCTGATCCGCCAGCGCATGATCCAGAGCGGCAACGTGGACATCATGTTCGCGACCAGCAGCAACCTCTTCTACACCGTCACCCTGCCCGCCACCGTATGGTTCCTCGACAACGGCAAACGCGGCAGCGCCCGCGAGGACAAGGTGCTGTTCATCGACGGGCGCAACACCTTCGTGCAGGTCAACCGCGCCATCCGCGAGATGACTGACCAGCAGGTCGAGTTCTTGGCGAACATCGCCAACCTGTACCGGGGCGAGCAGCCCGAATTCAAGTACAGCAGCCGCGAGGCGTTCGAGGAAACGTTCCCCGGCAGCGTCTACCGCGACGTGCCTGGCCTGTGCAAGGTCGCCACGCGCAGCGAGATCGAAGCGCAGGGCTGGAGCCTGAACCCTGGCCGCTACGTGGGCATCACCGCGCGCGTTGCCGATGACTTCGACTTCAACGTGCGCCTGGGCGAACTGAACGAGGAGCTGGAAACCCTGACCGCCGAAGCGCACGAGCTGGAAGCGAGGATCAGCGAGAACGTCCAAGCGATGCTGGGCTGGAACAACTGA
- a CDS encoding AAA domain-containing protein, with product MKTSHHPDQAQRFFQYLKEFTQLKYKPQRTNQGDGVLWLHALPDDPRITNVARQSAEAAGDDWLVIQKPRFFPAPAVPEELAGWVTDSVDRPDQAPGIRSQRVVTAQVLDDDLQTREIRETLFLDQEAAVFKSWQAYEQRWQAWAEEERRARDVQRHYSQLFDFHQKLAAESEKYELRLGLGHLTWRAPSSGEVRRHLFTARAALHFDALRGVLSVTAAGDGARTSLEQDMLDAEDRVMPQVQEAIQKVLLDSGEDLWSGQTLPALLETWVNSAGDRGTYAAELRPVQGVSERPAVHWAPALILRRRGERTLTAAYDSILTQLGAPAGLPDSVRRFLGDRPPVTGPAEPGQQDQTVYFPLPANSAQRDIIRRIRREKGVLVQGPPGTGKSHTIVNLVSHLLATDQKVLVTSHTARALSVLREKFPAELRSLCITHLRGEEGAQAALQGSVGEILHRFTSRQPGQEAEQEKLLFSRLEQARQQEDRLLDCLREIREAETGQLELFGYRGPAQLIGAQLRAQEPQFEWLADFADPARPAPLSNAEMERLLDLLRDLSAEEAQELSRRRPEAAELTRPEAFLRFVQGEKASKAQAAAHEAARTHPQYPVIERAEPEARHALLQTVQALMASVDTERQRPLPWMAGAVDAALKEQASRWQEVARQSLELLPELHQHADELEERALTGLNGRDLPTVRSDAQAVLDHLRGGGSWGGLFGKPAAVKQRQYLRTDVRLGGRAADTVETLTALLDHLRLDANLDKLKGLWASLGVEVSGPVRLQVTELGAHCQALVRMLKLRQVLEAAQQAVRGIMGLPQPQWWEAGDLRALVSMVQAADAGSEAQASRQTLEALLPALQGLKAVGNAHDIVSELIGAIEGRDAEAYGLAYLKLQALAQRQALLSEQQALLSRLGAGASPLADELLSTFPEYTWDARLAGFEQAWNWVRADLRVRELANPDTEVDTREQLAAARDVQRQTLGALAATKAWRSTLDRMTPREQAALVRWQNAIRKIGKGTGKHAGKWRQVAQQSLDEARTAIPAWIMPLHLVAENFAVSPGMFDVVIVDEASQAGPESLFLTFIAKKIIIVGDDKQIEPEGVGIPIAQVDALVQRYLRDVPAPEVIGDPKASLFGFGSYAYPTRISLREHFRCMPEIIKFSSDLSYPQEPLIALRQFGAERLQPLVARRVEGGYTMPLRGDKFNPVEARAIVDQIKACIANPRYAGKSFGVISLVGESQAEEIATLLRAEIGEAEIEARRLVCGNAYSFQGDERDVIFLSMVVSPTDGKREPKVGRDSEKFQPRYNVAVSRARDQLWLFHSVDLTDLHPEDLRASLIRHVRNPELEGWTPLASKEIGTLRELAARPGRGNTSPPGKFDSWFEVDVYLDLVDRGYRVIPQYELGGYRIDLVVEGLRGRLAVECDGDHWHGPERYLDDLARQQTLERAGMEFWRVRGSTYARDPEGALEDLWRTLEKRGVFPEGDPRNFQPTEPVPAHVPAEPAEGTVDAAAALQAEEAAREEIVETTSEVITPVEHVVTALLEPYGRWVPRPLPDPRTLSSLEPVVEGLQEIVASEGPMTARQAYQVYCQAAGVRFGQATKSLLNKAMTRAVRAGILLAADEWGTPGLLDKVVRTPLCPAVRLRETGPRKLTDVPPSEIQALMRKLLASEPELGEGSPEALYRIVLATYGAQRLTENVRTVLERALRLEQPA from the coding sequence ATGAAAACGTCGCACCACCCCGATCAGGCCCAACGCTTCTTCCAGTACCTGAAGGAGTTCACGCAGCTCAAGTACAAGCCCCAGCGCACCAATCAGGGGGACGGGGTCTTGTGGCTCCACGCACTGCCCGACGACCCCCGCATCACCAACGTGGCTCGGCAGTCCGCCGAGGCCGCCGGCGACGACTGGCTGGTCATTCAGAAGCCCCGCTTCTTCCCGGCCCCGGCCGTGCCGGAGGAGTTGGCCGGATGGGTGACGGATTCGGTTGACCGCCCCGACCAGGCTCCAGGCATCCGGTCGCAGCGGGTGGTTACCGCCCAGGTTCTGGACGATGACCTTCAGACCAGGGAGATCAGAGAGACCCTGTTCCTGGATCAGGAAGCGGCAGTCTTCAAGAGCTGGCAGGCCTATGAGCAACGCTGGCAGGCCTGGGCCGAGGAGGAACGCCGGGCGCGGGACGTGCAGCGGCACTACTCTCAGCTGTTCGACTTTCACCAGAAGCTCGCCGCGGAGAGCGAGAAGTACGAGTTGCGCCTCGGATTGGGCCACCTGACCTGGAGGGCCCCGTCGAGCGGCGAGGTCCGCCGCCACCTGTTCACGGCCCGGGCCGCCCTGCACTTCGACGCCCTGCGGGGTGTTCTGAGCGTCACGGCCGCCGGGGACGGCGCGCGGACCTCACTGGAACAGGACATGCTGGACGCCGAGGACCGCGTGATGCCGCAGGTGCAGGAGGCCATCCAGAAGGTGCTGCTCGACAGTGGCGAGGACCTCTGGAGCGGGCAGACCTTACCGGCCCTGCTCGAGACCTGGGTGAATTCAGCCGGGGACCGGGGCACCTACGCAGCTGAGCTTCGACCCGTTCAGGGCGTGTCGGAACGCCCGGCGGTCCACTGGGCTCCGGCCCTGATCCTGCGTCGGCGCGGCGAACGTACCCTTACCGCTGCCTACGACAGCATCCTGACTCAACTCGGCGCACCGGCCGGTCTGCCGGACAGCGTCCGGCGCTTCCTGGGTGACCGCCCACCGGTCACGGGCCCGGCGGAGCCGGGACAGCAGGACCAGACGGTGTATTTCCCACTGCCAGCCAACTCCGCGCAGCGGGACATCATCCGGCGAATCCGGCGGGAGAAGGGCGTGCTGGTGCAGGGTCCGCCCGGCACCGGGAAGTCGCACACCATCGTGAACCTGGTCAGCCACCTGCTGGCCACGGATCAGAAGGTGCTGGTCACCAGTCACACGGCCCGCGCGCTGAGCGTCCTCCGGGAGAAGTTTCCGGCGGAACTGCGCAGCCTGTGTATTACACATCTGCGCGGCGAGGAAGGCGCACAGGCCGCCCTGCAGGGCTCGGTCGGGGAGATCCTGCACCGCTTCACCAGCCGCCAGCCCGGTCAGGAGGCCGAGCAGGAGAAGCTGCTGTTCAGTCGCCTGGAACAGGCCCGTCAGCAGGAAGACCGCCTGCTCGACTGCCTCCGGGAGATCCGGGAGGCGGAGACGGGCCAGCTCGAACTGTTTGGATACCGTGGACCGGCGCAGCTGATCGGTGCGCAGTTGCGGGCTCAGGAACCTCAGTTTGAGTGGCTCGCGGACTTTGCTGACCCGGCCCGGCCTGCTCCGCTCTCAAACGCCGAGATGGAGCGGCTGCTGGACCTGCTGCGGGACCTGAGTGCCGAAGAAGCCCAGGAGCTCTCACGGCGGCGGCCAGAGGCGGCGGAACTCACCCGGCCGGAAGCCTTCCTCCGCTTCGTTCAGGGAGAGAAGGCGTCGAAGGCGCAGGCCGCCGCGCATGAGGCGGCGCGTACCCACCCGCAGTATCCCGTGATTGAGCGGGCCGAGCCAGAAGCCCGGCACGCCCTCTTGCAGACGGTTCAGGCCCTGATGGCGAGCGTCGACACCGAACGGCAGCGGCCACTGCCCTGGATGGCTGGCGCAGTCGACGCCGCATTGAAGGAGCAGGCCAGCCGCTGGCAGGAGGTGGCTCGGCAAAGCCTCGAGTTGCTGCCGGAGCTGCATCAGCACGCGGACGAGCTGGAAGAACGGGCCCTGACGGGTCTGAACGGCCGGGACCTTCCCACCGTGAGAAGCGACGCCCAGGCGGTGCTGGACCACCTGCGCGGCGGCGGGAGCTGGGGCGGCCTCTTCGGGAAGCCCGCGGCGGTCAAGCAGCGGCAGTACCTGCGCACCGATGTCCGGCTCGGTGGCCGCGCGGCCGACACGGTGGAGACTCTCACGGCCCTGCTGGACCACCTGCGCCTGGACGCCAACCTGGACAAGTTGAAGGGCCTCTGGGCCAGCCTCGGGGTCGAGGTGAGCGGTCCGGTCAGACTTCAGGTCACGGAACTCGGGGCGCACTGTCAGGCCCTGGTCCGGATGCTCAAGCTGCGCCAGGTCCTGGAGGCCGCCCAGCAGGCCGTACGGGGCATCATGGGCCTCCCGCAGCCGCAGTGGTGGGAGGCCGGGGACCTGCGTGCCCTGGTGTCGATGGTGCAGGCAGCGGACGCGGGCAGCGAGGCTCAGGCGAGCAGGCAGACCCTTGAGGCGCTGCTCCCTGCACTTCAGGGCCTCAAAGCAGTCGGCAACGCCCACGACATTGTCTCCGAGCTGATCGGAGCCATCGAGGGGCGTGATGCAGAGGCCTACGGCCTGGCCTACCTGAAGCTTCAGGCCCTGGCCCAGCGTCAGGCGCTGCTGTCCGAGCAGCAGGCCCTGCTGAGCCGCCTCGGGGCGGGCGCCTCCCCGCTGGCCGATGAGCTCCTGTCCACCTTCCCGGAATACACCTGGGACGCCCGGCTCGCGGGGTTCGAGCAGGCCTGGAACTGGGTGAGGGCTGATCTCAGGGTCCGGGAGCTCGCCAACCCGGACACCGAGGTGGACACCAGGGAACAGCTCGCGGCTGCCCGGGACGTGCAGCGCCAGACGCTGGGCGCACTCGCCGCGACGAAAGCCTGGCGCAGCACGCTGGACCGCATGACGCCCCGAGAACAGGCGGCCCTCGTGCGCTGGCAGAACGCCATCCGCAAGATCGGCAAAGGCACCGGCAAGCACGCTGGCAAGTGGCGGCAGGTGGCCCAGCAGAGCCTCGACGAGGCCCGCACGGCCATCCCCGCCTGGATCATGCCGCTGCATCTCGTCGCGGAGAACTTCGCGGTCAGCCCCGGCATGTTCGACGTCGTGATCGTCGACGAGGCGTCGCAGGCGGGCCCTGAGTCGCTGTTCCTCACCTTCATCGCAAAGAAGATCATCATCGTCGGGGACGACAAGCAGATCGAACCCGAAGGAGTGGGCATCCCGATCGCCCAGGTGGACGCCCTCGTGCAGCGGTACCTGCGTGACGTGCCTGCGCCGGAAGTCATCGGGGACCCGAAGGCCAGCCTCTTCGGCTTCGGCAGCTACGCCTACCCGACTCGGATCAGTCTGCGTGAACACTTCCGCTGCATGCCGGAGATCATCAAGTTCTCCAGCGACCTGAGCTACCCGCAGGAGCCGCTGATCGCCCTGCGGCAGTTCGGGGCCGAGCGGCTCCAGCCACTGGTGGCCCGGCGGGTCGAAGGCGGCTACACCATGCCGCTGCGCGGCGACAAGTTCAACCCGGTGGAGGCGCGGGCCATTGTCGATCAGATCAAGGCGTGTATCGCCAACCCCCGCTACGCTGGGAAGAGCTTCGGGGTGATCAGCCTGGTGGGCGAGTCGCAGGCCGAGGAGATCGCCACCCTGCTGCGCGCCGAGATCGGGGAGGCGGAAATCGAAGCCCGGAGGCTGGTGTGCGGAAACGCCTACAGCTTCCAGGGCGACGAGCGGGACGTGATCTTCCTGAGCATGGTGGTCAGCCCGACCGACGGTAAGCGGGAGCCGAAAGTCGGGCGTGACAGCGAAAAATTCCAGCCCCGCTATAACGTGGCCGTCAGCCGAGCCCGCGATCAGCTGTGGCTCTTCCACAGCGTCGACCTCACCGACCTGCATCCGGAAGACCTGCGTGCGTCCCTGATCCGCCACGTGCGCAATCCCGAACTGGAAGGCTGGACCCCGCTCGCGTCGAAGGAGATCGGGACGCTGCGTGAACTGGCGGCGCGCCCGGGACGCGGCAACACGTCCCCGCCTGGCAAGTTCGACAGCTGGTTCGAGGTGGACGTCTACCTGGATCTGGTCGACCGGGGGTACCGGGTGATTCCACAGTACGAACTGGGCGGCTACCGCATCGACCTCGTCGTCGAGGGCCTGAGGGGCCGCCTGGCCGTCGAATGCGACGGCGATCACTGGCATGGTCCGGAGAGGTACCTCGACGACCTGGCCCGCCAGCAGACCCTGGAGCGCGCCGGGATGGAATTCTGGCGGGTCCGGGGCAGCACGTACGCACGCGATCCCGAAGGTGCCCTGGAGGATCTGTGGCGCACGCTGGAGAAGCGCGGCGTCTTCCCCGAAGGCGACCCCCGAAACTTCCAGCCCACCGAGCCGGTCCCGGCTCATGTTCCCGCAGAACCTGCCGAAGGCACCGTGGACGCCGCAGCCGCCCTCCAGGCTGAGGAGGCGGCCCGAGAGGAGATCGTCGAGACCACCAGCGAGGTGATCACCCCGGTGGAGCATGTGGTCACGGCGCTGCTGGAGCCGTACGGCCGCTGGGTTCCCCGGCCCTTGCCGGACCCCCGCACCCTCAGCAGCTTGGAGCCTGTCGTGGAGGGATTGCAGGAGATCGTCGCGAGCGAGGGGCCAATGACGGCGCGGCAGGCGTACCAGGTGTACTGCCAGGCGGCCGGCGTCCGGTTCGGGCAGGCAACGAAGAGCCTGCTGAACAAGGCGATGACCCGCGCCGTGCGCGCCGGGATCCTGCTCGCTGCGGACGAATGGGGCACCCCCGGGCTGCTCGACAAGGTCGTCCGCACGCCGCTCTGCCCTGCGGTGCGGCTGCGGGAGACCGGACCTCGCAAGCTCACGGACGTCCCGCCTTCCGAAATCCAGGCCCTGATGCGGAAGCTCCTCGCCTCCGAGCCCGAGCTCGGGGAGGGCAGCCCCGAGGCCCTCTACCGGATCGTGCTGGCCACCTACGGTGCGCAGCGCCTCACCGAGAACGTCCGCACCGTGCTGGAACGTGCGCTGCGCCTGGAGCAGCCAGCCTAG
- a CDS encoding phospholipase D-like domain-containing protein, with product MCLALVRAIDGARREIDFAIYGLRGQDEVLAALVRAQARGVRVRGVVDADVKGLNYYSDTVRLRRALPQVRTDQAADLRTQAKRRPSGGRPRCDRPDDRDGPLSCYAATVGGVRYELAQASQEPIDFEGDIMHDKFFVFDRQAVWTGSANVSDSDVGGYNANVAALLTVPELAAAYTREFEQMYAGQFHREKAPGTARAVRLPGGGTAQVLFSPQDGAMREVIRTLRAARQAINVTVFYLTNKDVATALLEARHRGVQVRVILDATAARNEYTKHELLRSAGAQVKVENWGGKMHAKAASVDGRHLILGSMNWTSAGDLRNDENTLILRDVPAHVRTYDAAFETMWRSVPDQWLKANPRPEGLESGSACRDGIDNDYDSKPDSQDPDCRTSAPQAGRAAPSGANCPAGFPIKGNAGSMIFHVPGGAFYAKTQPEDCFRTPDDARQAGYRQSGR from the coding sequence ATGTGCCTCGCCTTGGTGCGGGCCATCGACGGGGCGCGGCGTGAGATCGACTTCGCGATCTACGGCCTGCGCGGGCAGGACGAGGTGCTGGCGGCCCTGGTGCGCGCGCAGGCGCGTGGCGTGAGGGTCAGGGGGGTCGTGGACGCCGACGTGAAGGGCCTGAACTACTACTCGGATACTGTCAGGCTCCGCCGGGCGCTGCCGCAGGTCCGCACGGATCAGGCCGCAGACCTGCGAACTCAGGCGAAGCGGCGACCATCTGGCGGGCGTCCCCGCTGTGACCGCCCTGACGACCGGGACGGCCCGCTCTCGTGTTACGCCGCCACGGTGGGCGGGGTGCGGTACGAGCTGGCCCAGGCCTCCCAGGAGCCGATCGATTTCGAGGGCGACATCATGCACGACAAGTTCTTCGTCTTCGACCGGCAGGCGGTGTGGACGGGCTCGGCGAACGTCAGTGACAGTGACGTCGGCGGGTACAACGCGAACGTGGCCGCGTTGCTCACCGTTCCGGAACTCGCCGCAGCGTATACCCGCGAGTTCGAGCAGATGTACGCTGGGCAGTTCCACCGCGAGAAGGCCCCAGGGACGGCGCGGGCTGTCCGGCTGCCCGGTGGCGGCACCGCCCAGGTGTTGTTCTCGCCGCAGGACGGGGCAATGCGTGAAGTGATCCGGACCCTGCGCGCCGCCCGGCAGGCGATCAACGTCACGGTCTTCTACCTCACCAACAAGGACGTGGCCACCGCCCTGCTCGAGGCCCGGCACCGCGGCGTGCAGGTGCGGGTGATTCTGGACGCCACAGCAGCCAGGAACGAGTACACCAAGCACGAACTGCTCCGCTCCGCCGGGGCTCAGGTGAAGGTGGAGAACTGGGGCGGGAAGATGCACGCCAAGGCCGCCAGTGTGGACGGCCGCCACCTGATTCTCGGTTCGATGAACTGGACCTCGGCCGGGGATCTCAGGAACGACGAGAACACCCTGATCCTGCGTGACGTGCCCGCGCACGTCCGCACCTACGACGCGGCCTTCGAGACGATGTGGCGCAGCGTCCCGGACCAGTGGCTGAAGGCCAACCCGCGTCCGGAGGGGCTGGAGTCAGGGTCGGCCTGCCGTGACGGCATCGACAACGATTACGACAGCAAGCCGGACAGCCAGGATCCCGACTGCCGCACCAGCGCGCCTCAGGCGGGTCGGGCTGCCCCCAGCGGCGCAAACTGCCCGGCCGGGTTCCCAATCAAGGGCAACGCCGGCAGCATGATCTTCCACGTCCCCGGTGGGGCCTTCTACGCGAAGACCCAGCCCGAGGACTGCTTCCGCACCCCCGATGACGCCCGTCAGGCCGGATACCGGCAGAGCGGGCGGTAA
- a CDS encoding restriction endonuclease subunit S, whose product MPRPFRECVAFYIGGGWGKEVEDDQHTAIARVIRGTDIPDARLNIADSFPVRFHKPSNARSRLLRKGDIVFEVSGGSRDQPVGRSVFVTDSLAKAPTIPASFCKLIRPQSRICDPKFIYYTLTSAYISRKLVQWQTQSTGIINYSFEAFLDEYEIDLPPLVTQRKIAAVLSAYDDLIENNTRRVRVLEEMARALYREWFVEYRFPGHEQAEFVEDEQGRRPKAWEWVPVAYAVELDPRTKVDKEAVNPFVPMGSLSENSMVIDPVEQRAGNSGAKFKNGDTLFARITPCLENGKTGLVNFLPDDSATAFGSTEYIVMRSRLVCPEYVYLLARLPEFRSHAEKSMSGASGRQRVRSESLSNYFIALPDKATLASFQALVKPMFAAVFNLSSRNANLRRTRDLLLPKLVSGELDVSQLEIAGVEEGQGVNEEAVA is encoded by the coding sequence ATGCCACGGCCTTTTAGGGAGTGCGTCGCCTTCTACATCGGTGGCGGCTGGGGAAAAGAAGTTGAAGATGATCAGCACACTGCCATTGCACGAGTTATTCGAGGGACGGATATTCCAGATGCCCGCTTGAACATAGCGGACTCATTTCCAGTACGCTTCCATAAGCCATCTAACGCCAGATCGCGCTTGCTGCGTAAAGGCGACATAGTATTTGAAGTATCTGGAGGAAGTAGAGATCAGCCAGTTGGGAGATCCGTATTCGTAACAGATTCACTAGCCAAAGCGCCTACGATACCAGCAAGCTTCTGCAAACTCATACGGCCGCAATCAAGAATATGTGATCCTAAATTCATCTACTACACCCTTACAAGTGCCTACATAAGCCGAAAGCTTGTGCAGTGGCAAACCCAGTCAACAGGCATCATAAATTACAGCTTTGAAGCCTTTCTGGACGAGTACGAAATTGATCTCCCCCCGCTCGTCACTCAGCGCAAGATCGCTGCTGTCCTCTCCGCCTACGATGACCTGATCGAGAACAACACGCGGCGGGTGCGGGTGCTGGAGGAGATGGCGCGCGCCCTGTACCGCGAGTGGTTCGTGGAGTACCGCTTCCCTGGTCATGAGCAGGCCGAGTTCGTAGAAGACGAGCAGGGGCGGAGGCCGAAAGCATGGGAGTGGGTACCGGTTGCTTACGCCGTTGAGCTTGATCCAAGAACCAAGGTCGACAAAGAGGCAGTGAATCCCTTCGTCCCGATGGGGAGCCTATCTGAAAACTCAATGGTGATTGACCCCGTTGAACAGCGTGCTGGTAACAGCGGGGCCAAATTCAAGAACGGCGATACTCTGTTCGCCCGGATTACCCCGTGCTTGGAAAATGGCAAGACAGGGCTTGTCAACTTCCTACCCGACGACTCCGCAACTGCATTTGGTTCAACGGAGTACATCGTTATGCGGTCACGGCTGGTCTGCCCTGAGTATGTGTACCTACTCGCACGGTTACCCGAGTTTAGAAGCCATGCGGAAAAGAGCATGTCCGGAGCTTCAGGGCGGCAACGGGTGAGATCCGAGAGCTTGAGTAACTACTTCATCGCCCTGCCTGATAAGGCAACGCTTGCAAGCTTCCAGGCGCTGGTCAAGCCCATGTTTGCCGCCGTATTCAATCTCTCTAGTCGTAACGCCAACCTTCGCCGGACCCGCGACCTGCTGTTGCCCAAGTTGGTGTCAGGCGAACTGGACGTGAGCCAACTGGAGATCGCGGGCGTGGAGGAAGGGCAGGGCGTGAACGAGGAGGCGGTGGCATAA